The following coding sequences are from one bacterium SCSIO 12741 window:
- a CDS encoding CDP-alcohol phosphatidyltransferase family protein, with protein MTIYELKPQFQRLLSPAVNAMYRWGFTPNLVTILGFGVSIMIGVGAMQAIQNPMWALIWPAGLLLRMALNAIDGLMARRFNRQTKLGGVLNESMDILSDIVVTLPLLVLFPSLSVLIWIFIVQAVLMEGAGMLGYLSQVGRSYKGPLGKSDRAFMLGVLGILVALGVPVGTYAFEVLVGLNLLIHIGFLNRLNHVW; from the coding sequence ATGACTATCTACGAACTCAAACCACAGTTTCAGCGCTTGCTATCTCCAGCGGTCAATGCGATGTACCGCTGGGGATTTACGCCCAATTTGGTGACCATTCTCGGTTTTGGTGTGTCCATCATGATCGGGGTGGGAGCCATGCAGGCCATTCAAAATCCGATGTGGGCCTTGATTTGGCCAGCCGGACTTTTGCTCAGAATGGCGCTCAATGCCATTGATGGGTTGATGGCTCGAAGATTCAACCGCCAAACCAAATTGGGTGGAGTTTTAAACGAGTCCATGGACATCCTATCCGACATCGTAGTCACCCTTCCGCTGCTTGTGTTGTTCCCGTCCTTATCGGTGCTCATCTGGATATTTATTGTTCAGGCCGTTTTGATGGAAGGAGCAGGAATGCTGGGCTACCTCAGTCAGGTTGGTCGCAGCTACAAAGGCCCTTTAGGTAAAAGCGATCGGGCCTTTATGTTAGGAGTTCTCGGAATACTCGTGGCTCTTGGAGTTCCAGTTGGAACCTACGCTTTTGAAGTTCTGGTAGGTCTTAACCTACTCATTCACATTGGATTCTTAAATCGATTAAATCATGTTTGGTAA
- a CDS encoding 1-acyl-sn-glycerol-3-phosphate acyltransferase has protein sequence MRSFLKWGMGMQVENAEVLEGFSQAILVANHNSHLDTMGLLTLLNDQWLSNLRPVAARDYFAANKIKKWYYETLFNLLLVTRKRENRLPGENPIKSMVEVLDQGQSLLIFPEGTRGKPNVMESFKHGVSKVIQARPDVPVIPVFIDNSGMVLPGGSTLPLPFQFRIRFGSPRFLKPESTDQLTEKLYQAIIELKPEPVTWENPFQHLSEKPIL, from the coding sequence ATGCGCTCCTTTCTCAAATGGGGAATGGGGATGCAGGTAGAAAATGCTGAGGTATTGGAAGGCTTTTCTCAGGCCATCCTGGTTGCCAACCACAACAGCCACCTCGATACCATGGGATTGCTTACCCTGTTAAATGATCAATGGCTTAGCAATCTGCGACCGGTTGCAGCACGAGATTACTTTGCGGCTAACAAGATTAAAAAATGGTATTACGAAACCTTGTTTAACCTCTTGTTGGTGACCCGTAAAAGGGAAAATCGACTTCCGGGTGAAAATCCGATCAAGAGCATGGTCGAAGTCTTAGACCAAGGACAATCCTTGTTGATTTTTCCGGAAGGAACGAGGGGCAAGCCCAATGTAATGGAAAGCTTCAAACATGGGGTGTCCAAAGTCATTCAAGCCCGGCCCGATGTTCCTGTCATTCCTGTTTTTATTGATAATTCAGGTATGGTATTGCCTGGTGGAAGTACCCTGCCGTTGCCTTTTCAATTTCGCATCCGTTTCGGATCGCCAAGATTCCTTAAGCCGGAGTCCACAGATCAACTTACGGAGAAATTGTACCAAGCTATTATCGAACTAAAACCGGAACCTGTAACCTGGGAAAACCCATTTCAACATTTATCTGAAAAACCGATCCTATGA
- a CDS encoding 1-acyl-sn-glycerol-3-phosphate acyltransferase: protein MIRKIVFKYLTWPILKGLLGMQIHYPKSILKQGQAVFIANHNSHLDTAGLLSGLPFHIARKIRPVIGRDYFDRVPWQEKWSRWLLKAINIPRKKTDRKTGENPITMMTDALDQGDSLLLFPEGTHGKPEKMEPFKPGIGRLLTLRPDIPFIPIFIENASMVLPDGSKLPVPHQFSIRLGEAQLVQSTEVPEVVEEVQNAVMALKKAS from the coding sequence ATGATTCGAAAGATTGTATTTAAATACCTAACCTGGCCCATCCTTAAAGGGTTGCTGGGTATGCAGATCCATTATCCTAAATCCATTTTAAAACAAGGACAAGCTGTATTCATTGCCAACCACAACAGCCATCTGGATACAGCTGGGCTTCTATCCGGATTGCCTTTTCATATCGCACGAAAGATTCGCCCGGTAATTGGCCGCGATTATTTTGATCGGGTGCCGTGGCAAGAGAAGTGGTCCCGATGGTTGCTCAAAGCGATCAATATTCCAAGAAAGAAAACGGATCGCAAAACCGGAGAGAATCCGATAACGATGATGACCGATGCACTTGATCAAGGCGATTCCCTGTTGCTTTTTCCGGAAGGAACCCACGGCAAACCAGAAAAAATGGAACCCTTTAAACCCGGAATCGGAAGACTCTTAACTTTACGTCCCGACATACCATTCATACCGATATTCATCGAAAATGCCAGCATGGTATTGCCGGATGGGTCCAAATTGCCGGTCCCGCATCAATTTAGCATACGCCTGGGTGAAGCCCAATTGGTTCAAAGTACAGAAGTGCCCGAAGTTGTAGAAGAAGTTCAAAATGCCGTAATGGCCTTAAAAAAAGCATCATGA
- a CDS encoding phosphatidate cytidylyltransferase has protein sequence MFGNSLLQYALSQPIWGVMGGVFALLTTCSLSFNLLKEKMNRSLQHELVRRTRSWWVMAAVFSIALWIHPALTFTSVAFLSFVSLREYISHSGMKIADRGLMAVCYLLIPVHYGLIYFGFEMAGYLFLPLAGFLLFPVGLVLQPGAKSSLENVQKLYWGLILCVYTVSHLVMLLELPAIGNATGKSMLLYVILITEANDVLQYTWGKIFGKRRILPRISPGKSWEGMLGGLGSTILVGAFLHFLIPVSGIWVWAIPAMLALFGFFGDATISVWKRTAGIKDSGDLIPGHGGMLDRIDSLIFTAPLFYFLMFTLS, from the coding sequence ATGTTTGGTAATAGCCTTTTACAATACGCATTGTCCCAACCCATCTGGGGAGTTATGGGCGGAGTTTTTGCCCTGTTAACTACCTGTTCTTTGAGCTTCAACCTGCTTAAAGAAAAAATGAACCGATCTCTGCAGCACGAGTTGGTGCGAAGAACCCGCTCGTGGTGGGTGATGGCTGCGGTGTTTTCCATTGCACTTTGGATTCACCCAGCCCTCACTTTCACTTCCGTGGCCTTTCTTTCTTTTGTGAGTTTACGGGAATACATTTCTCACTCCGGAATGAAAATAGCCGACCGTGGATTGATGGCCGTCTGTTACCTACTCATTCCAGTGCACTACGGGTTGATCTATTTTGGATTTGAAATGGCTGGCTATCTCTTTTTGCCCCTGGCTGGTTTCCTTTTGTTTCCTGTGGGTTTGGTTCTTCAACCTGGAGCCAAATCCTCTCTGGAAAATGTACAAAAGCTTTATTGGGGCCTTATTCTTTGCGTGTACACCGTGAGTCATTTGGTTATGCTACTTGAGTTACCGGCAATAGGTAATGCTACTGGAAAATCGATGTTGCTGTACGTTATTCTGATTACTGAGGCCAATGATGTTCTCCAATATACTTGGGGGAAAATCTTCGGTAAGCGTCGCATTTTACCCCGAATCAGCCCTGGAAAATCTTGGGAAGGAATGCTCGGTGGCCTGGGGTCTACCATTTTGGTAGGGGCATTCCTTCATTTTTTAATTCCTGTTTCCGGGATTTGGGTTTGGGCCATTCCAGCTATGCTGGCTCTATTTGGATTCTTTGGAGATGCCACCATATCGGTATGGAAACGTACTGCGGGAATTAAAGACAGCGGTGATCTTATCCCGGGTCACGGTGGAATGCTCGACCGAATCGATTCGTTGATTTTTACCGCACCGCTGTTCTACTTTCTTATGTTCACATTAAGCTAA
- a CDS encoding GNAT family N-acetyltransferase produces MKKWEVKRADTPDEFRQIFRLNYETFVEEIPQHEVNHDQLLVDFQHQRNTYFIAMEEGVLIGMIAINDQRPYSLDHKLENLGDWVQDLDKSCEVRLLAVHQQYRSRGVMLALLKALYEYAQEKDYQIGLISGILKNLPLYEKMGFQAFGPICGSGQAQFQPMMVTQKQMQTFFENANYESF; encoded by the coding sequence ATGAAAAAATGGGAGGTTAAAAGAGCGGATACTCCTGATGAATTCAGGCAGATTTTTCGCCTAAACTACGAGACCTTTGTTGAGGAAATTCCACAACACGAGGTCAATCATGATCAACTGCTGGTGGACTTTCAACACCAAAGGAATACTTACTTCATTGCCATGGAGGAAGGGGTGCTTATTGGAATGATAGCCATCAACGATCAACGGCCGTATTCTTTGGACCACAAGCTGGAGAATTTGGGCGATTGGGTTCAGGATCTGGACAAAAGTTGTGAGGTTCGCTTATTGGCGGTTCATCAACAATACCGAAGCCGGGGAGTGATGCTGGCCTTGTTGAAGGCTTTGTACGAATACGCCCAGGAAAAGGATTATCAAATCGGATTGATTTCTGGAATATTGAAAAATTTACCCTTGTACGAAAAAATGGGCTTTCAGGCCTTTGGCCCAATATGCGGATCCGGCCAGGCTCAGTTTCAACCTATGATGGTTACCCAAAAACAAATGCAAACCTTTTTTGAAAACGCGAATTATGAAAGCTTCTAA